The Cronobacter sakazakii genome has a window encoding:
- the paoC gene encoding aldehyde oxidoreductase molybdenum-binding subunit PaoC — translation MKFEKPATENPIDQQKVVGRPRDRIDGPLKTSGQATYAYEWHDEAPNAAYGHVVGSAIAKGRIVAMNIQAAQQAPGVLAVVTAENAALPGKGDMNAATLLGGPDIEHYHQAIALVVAETFEQARAAAGLITVEYEEAPGHYDLAEEKPSVTTPPEDTPDKIVGDFNSAFESAAVQLDATYTTPDQSHMAMEPHASMATWEGDKLTLWTSSQMINWWRGDLAKTLGIPVENIRVRSPFIGGGFGSKLFLRSDAVLATLGARATQRPVKVMLPRPFIPNNTTHRPATIQRVRIGAHNDGRITAIAHESWSGNLPGGPTETATNQTELLYAGANRHTGLRLAELDLPEGNSMRAPGEAPGMMVLEIAMDEMAEKLGIDPVEFRIINDTQVDPAHPERFFSRRQLVECLRTGAAHFGWHQRNPQPAQVREGDWLIGLGMAAGFRNNLVTKSGARVHLDAQGHVTVETDMTDIGTGSYTIIAQTAAEMMGVPLERVTVRLGDSDYPISSGSGGQWGANSSTAGVYAACVKLREAVANKLGFDPNRAEFFDGNIQGDGRIAALADAAADGTLTVEDTMEYGDLDKQFQQSTFAGHFVEVAVEANTGEVRVRRMLAVCAAGRILNPKTARSQVIGAMTMGLGGALMEELFVDTRRGFFVNHDMALYEVPVHADIPTQEVIFLEDTDPVSSPMKAKGVGELGLCGVSAAIANAIYNATGVRVRDYPITLDKLLEGLPEMA, via the coding sequence ATGAAATTTGAAAAACCGGCAACAGAAAACCCGATCGACCAGCAGAAAGTGGTCGGACGGCCGCGCGATCGTATCGACGGCCCGCTGAAAACCTCAGGCCAGGCCACTTACGCCTATGAGTGGCACGATGAAGCGCCGAACGCCGCTTATGGTCACGTGGTAGGCTCCGCCATCGCCAAAGGGCGCATCGTCGCGATGAATATCCAGGCGGCGCAACAGGCGCCCGGCGTGCTGGCCGTGGTGACGGCGGAAAACGCCGCCCTGCCCGGTAAGGGCGACATGAACGCGGCAACACTGCTGGGTGGCCCGGACATCGAGCACTATCACCAGGCCATCGCGCTGGTGGTGGCGGAAACGTTCGAACAAGCGCGCGCGGCGGCCGGACTGATTACCGTGGAGTATGAAGAAGCGCCGGGGCATTACGATCTGGCGGAGGAAAAGCCGTCGGTGACCACGCCGCCGGAGGATACGCCCGATAAAATCGTTGGCGATTTTAACAGCGCTTTTGAAAGCGCCGCCGTGCAGCTCGATGCCACGTACACCACGCCGGATCAAAGCCATATGGCGATGGAGCCGCACGCGTCCATGGCGACGTGGGAAGGCGATAAACTCACGCTCTGGACGTCCAGCCAGATGATTAACTGGTGGCGCGGCGATCTCGCCAAAACGCTCGGTATTCCTGTTGAAAATATCCGCGTGCGTTCGCCGTTTATCGGCGGCGGCTTTGGCAGCAAACTCTTTTTGCGCAGCGACGCGGTGCTGGCGACGCTCGGCGCCCGCGCAACGCAACGCCCTGTGAAAGTGATGCTGCCGCGCCCCTTTATTCCCAATAACACCACCCACCGCCCGGCCACGATCCAGCGGGTGCGCATCGGCGCGCACAACGACGGGCGCATCACGGCCATCGCCCATGAAAGCTGGTCCGGCAACCTGCCGGGCGGCCCGACGGAGACGGCGACCAACCAGACGGAGCTGCTCTACGCAGGCGCGAACCGCCACACCGGGCTGCGGCTGGCGGAGCTGGATCTGCCCGAGGGCAACTCCATGCGCGCGCCTGGCGAAGCGCCAGGCATGATGGTGCTGGAGATCGCGATGGATGAGATGGCCGAAAAACTTGGCATCGATCCGGTGGAGTTTCGCATTATCAACGACACGCAAGTCGACCCGGCGCACCCGGAGCGCTTTTTCTCGCGCCGCCAGCTGGTGGAGTGTCTGCGAACCGGGGCGGCGCATTTCGGCTGGCATCAGCGCAACCCACAACCGGCGCAGGTGCGCGAAGGCGACTGGCTGATTGGGCTCGGTATGGCAGCGGGGTTTCGTAATAACCTGGTGACCAAATCGGGCGCGCGCGTGCATCTGGACGCGCAGGGCCACGTCACCGTGGAAACGGACATGACGGATATCGGCACCGGCAGCTATACCATCATCGCGCAAACCGCCGCTGAAATGATGGGCGTGCCGCTGGAGCGAGTGACGGTGCGCCTGGGCGATTCCGATTACCCCATCTCTTCCGGCTCGGGCGGGCAGTGGGGCGCGAACAGCTCCACGGCGGGCGTGTACGCGGCGTGCGTCAAACTGCGCGAAGCGGTCGCCAATAAGCTTGGTTTTGACCCGAACCGCGCTGAATTCTTCGATGGCAATATTCAGGGCGATGGGCGCATCGCGGCGCTCGCCGATGCCGCCGCTGACGGCACGCTGACGGTTGAAGACACCATGGAATATGGCGATCTCGATAAACAGTTCCAGCAGTCGACCTTCGCCGGACATTTTGTGGAAGTGGCCGTCGAGGCGAACACCGGCGAAGTGCGCGTGCGCCGGATGCTGGCGGTCTGCGCCGCCGGGCGCATTCTCAACCCGAAAACCGCGCGCAGCCAGGTCATTGGCGCGATGACGATGGGGCTTGGCGGGGCGCTGATGGAAGAGCTGTTCGTCGATACGCGGCGCGGCTTTTTCGTTAATCACGACATGGCGCTCTATGAAGTGCCGGTTCACGCCGATATCCCGACGCAGGAGGTGATTTTCCTGGAAGACACAGACCCGGTGTCGTCACCGATGAAAGCTAAAGGCGTGGGCGAGCTGGGCCTGTGCGGCGTCAGCGCCGCCATTGCGAACGCGATTTACAACGCCACCGGCGTGCGCGTGCGCGATTACCCCATCACGCTGGATAAGCTGCTTGAAGGGCTGCCAGAGATGGCATAA
- a CDS encoding XdhC family protein — protein MLQQPLLTEQARPEAAFLTDDSTAILRFAAQALRAGMAAALVTLVEIRGASSRALGAQMAVRDDGAYCGFVSGGCVEAAAAFEALEAIACCEDRLVKYGDGSPYFDIVLPCGGGITLAIHPLREATPLLAVLNALSQRKAAGLRYHPSSQTLQSVLPVQKTGWRDDAFDVRYTPCTQVIIFGRSVEAETTATIARAAGYDVLMNDGVNPQTACAQMDADTAVIVLFHDLDRELPVIEAALSDAPFYIGALGSQRTHAARTVALRERGFSEQDIARIKAPIGIFPKARDAQSLALSILADIAAARLNRKAAG, from the coding sequence GTGCTGCAACAACCCCTGCTGACAGAACAGGCGCGTCCTGAGGCGGCGTTTCTGACTGATGACAGCACCGCGATTTTGCGCTTTGCGGCGCAGGCGCTGCGCGCCGGTATGGCCGCCGCGCTGGTCACGCTGGTGGAGATCCGCGGCGCCTCGTCACGGGCGCTCGGTGCGCAGATGGCCGTGCGCGACGATGGCGCATATTGCGGATTTGTCTCCGGCGGCTGCGTGGAGGCGGCCGCCGCTTTCGAGGCGCTGGAGGCGATCGCCTGCTGCGAAGACCGCCTGGTGAAATATGGCGACGGCTCGCCCTATTTCGATATTGTGCTGCCGTGTGGCGGCGGCATTACGCTCGCGATCCACCCGTTACGTGAGGCGACGCCGCTGCTGGCGGTGCTGAACGCCCTTTCGCAGCGCAAAGCGGCCGGGCTGCGTTATCACCCTTCCTCCCAGACGTTGCAAAGCGTGCTGCCGGTACAAAAGACCGGCTGGCGCGACGACGCCTTTGACGTGCGCTACACGCCCTGCACGCAGGTCATTATTTTTGGCCGCTCCGTGGAGGCCGAGACCACCGCCACAATCGCACGGGCGGCAGGTTACGACGTGCTGATGAATGACGGCGTCAATCCGCAGACTGCTTGTGCGCAGATGGACGCCGATACCGCCGTGATCGTGCTTTTTCACGATCTTGATCGCGAGTTACCGGTAATTGAGGCGGCGCTTTCTGACGCGCCGTTTTACATCGGCGCGCTCGGCAGCCAGCGCACCCATGCCGCACGCACCGTGGCGCTGCGCGAGCGGGGCTTTAGCGAGCAGGATATCGCCCGCATTAAAGCGCCGATCGGGATCTTCCCGAAAGCCCGCGACGCGCAGTCGCTGGCGCTGTCGATTCTTGCTGATATTGCGGCGGCGCGACTCAACCGTAAGGCCGCAGGCTGA
- a CDS encoding aldo/keto reductase family oxidoreductase — protein MNTIEKSGTYKLGSREVRRFGYGAMQLAGSGVFGPPKDKNAALSVLRAAVEAGVNHIDTSDFYGPHITNQLICEALYPYRDDLTIVTKVGATRGNDASWNPAFSAEELTQAVHDNLRNLKLDALDVVNFRVMFDVHGPAEGSIEAPLTALVKLKEQGLIKHIGLSNVTQKQVAQARQITPISCVQNMYNIVHRRDEALIDELAAAGIAYVPFFPLGGFSPLQSSTLETIATQLSATPMQVALAWLLNRAENILLIPGTSSAVHFHENSKATELTLSQETLDALNKLAA, from the coding sequence ATGAACACTATTGAAAAAAGCGGTACGTATAAACTCGGCAGCCGAGAAGTCAGACGGTTTGGATATGGCGCGATGCAGCTCGCAGGCTCAGGCGTATTTGGCCCGCCGAAAGATAAAAACGCGGCCCTCAGCGTATTACGCGCGGCCGTTGAGGCGGGCGTTAATCATATTGATACCAGCGATTTTTACGGGCCGCACATTACGAATCAACTGATTTGCGAAGCGTTATACCCTTACCGCGACGACCTGACGATTGTAACTAAAGTCGGTGCGACACGCGGAAATGATGCCTCGTGGAACCCGGCATTTTCGGCTGAAGAATTAACGCAAGCCGTTCACGATAATTTGCGCAACCTGAAGCTCGACGCGCTGGATGTCGTCAATTTTCGCGTGATGTTTGATGTCCACGGCCCGGCGGAAGGATCTATCGAAGCGCCGCTCACGGCCCTGGTGAAATTAAAAGAGCAGGGGCTGATTAAACATATCGGCTTAAGTAACGTCACGCAGAAACAGGTTGCGCAGGCGCGGCAGATAACGCCGATAAGCTGCGTGCAGAATATGTATAACATCGTTCACCGTCGCGATGAGGCGTTAATTGATGAACTGGCCGCCGCCGGGATTGCCTATGTGCCGTTTTTCCCGTTAGGCGGATTCTCACCGTTGCAGTCCTCAACGCTTGAGACTATCGCAACGCAATTATCGGCGACGCCGATGCAGGTGGCGCTCGCCTGGCTGTTAAACCGCGCGGAGAATATTTTATTAATTCCGGGTACGTCGTCAGCCGTGCATTTCCATGAAAACAGTAAGGCCACGGAATTAACGCTCTCTCAGGAAACCCTCGACGCGTTAAATAAGCTGGCCGCGTAA
- a CDS encoding glycoside-pentoside-hexuronide family transporter encodes MSEQALSVKEKIGYGMGDAASHIVFDNVMLYMMFFYTDIFGIPAGFVGTMFLLARALDAISDPAMGLIADRTRSRWGKFRPWVLFGALPFGVVCVFAYSTPELSLSGKMIYAAVTYTLLTLMYTVVNIPYCALGGVITSDPQQRISLQSWRFVLATAGGMLSTVLMMPLVNFFGGEDKAFGFQAGIAVLAAVAFLMLAFCFFTTKERVEAPPNTSTMREDLRDILQNDQWRVVGVLTILNILAVCVRGGAMMYYVTWIMGDAALFSWFLGLYCVGNLFGSALAKPLTDWKCKVSVFWWTNAALAVLSVAMFFVPMSATVVMFVFISVIGVLHQLVTPIQWVMMSDTVDYGEWRNGKRLTGISFAGTLFVLKLGLALGGALIGWMLAGGGYDAAAKTQNSTTLTIIVSLFTLAPGICYVLSAIIAKRYYTLKTPFLKNILAELAKSARHNQREFETLPVSKTFQKSKG; translated from the coding sequence ATGAGTGAGCAAGCGCTTTCCGTGAAGGAGAAGATTGGCTACGGCATGGGAGATGCCGCAAGCCATATCGTTTTTGATAACGTCATGCTTTACATGATGTTTTTCTACACCGACATCTTCGGCATTCCCGCCGGGTTTGTCGGCACGATGTTTTTACTGGCCCGCGCGCTTGATGCCATCTCCGATCCGGCGATGGGACTTATCGCCGACCGCACCCGCAGCCGTTGGGGCAAATTCCGCCCGTGGGTGCTATTTGGCGCGCTGCCATTCGGCGTGGTGTGCGTGTTCGCCTACAGCACGCCGGAGCTCAGTCTTAGCGGCAAAATGATCTACGCCGCTGTCACTTATACGCTGCTCACGCTGATGTACACGGTCGTGAACATTCCTTACTGCGCGCTGGGTGGCGTGATTACCAGCGATCCGCAGCAGCGTATTTCGCTGCAATCCTGGCGCTTTGTGCTGGCGACGGCGGGCGGCATGCTCTCGACGGTACTGATGATGCCGCTGGTGAATTTTTTCGGCGGTGAAGATAAAGCGTTCGGCTTTCAGGCAGGGATTGCGGTGCTTGCCGCCGTGGCGTTTCTGATGCTCGCGTTTTGCTTCTTCACCACTAAAGAACGCGTCGAGGCGCCGCCGAATACTTCCACCATGCGTGAAGACCTGCGCGATATCCTGCAAAACGATCAGTGGCGCGTCGTGGGCGTGCTGACCATTCTCAATATCCTCGCCGTCTGCGTGCGTGGCGGGGCAATGATGTATTACGTCACCTGGATTATGGGCGATGCCGCGCTCTTCTCCTGGTTCCTCGGCCTTTACTGCGTCGGCAATCTTTTTGGCAGCGCGCTTGCCAAACCGCTGACGGACTGGAAGTGCAAGGTCAGTGTTTTCTGGTGGACCAACGCCGCGCTGGCCGTGCTGAGTGTCGCCATGTTCTTCGTGCCAATGAGCGCCACCGTCGTTATGTTCGTTTTTATCTCCGTTATTGGCGTCCTGCACCAGCTGGTGACACCCATTCAGTGGGTCATGATGTCCGATACGGTCGATTACGGCGAATGGCGCAACGGTAAGCGTCTCACCGGGATTAGCTTCGCAGGCACGCTGTTTGTGCTGAAGCTCGGCCTGGCGCTGGGCGGCGCGCTGATTGGCTGGATGCTGGCAGGTGGCGGGTATGACGCTGCTGCGAAAACCCAGAACAGCACCACGCTCACCATCATCGTTTCGCTCTTCACGCTCGCGCCGGGCATCTGCTACGTGCTGAGCGCCATCATCGCGAAGCGTTACTACACGCTGAAGACCCCGTTTTTGAAAAACATTCTTGCAGAGCTGGCGAAGAGCGCGCGCCATAACCAGCGGGAATTTGAAACATTGCCGGTCAGTAAGACATTCCAGAAATCGAAGGGGTAA
- a CDS encoding nucleotidyltransferase family protein, translating to MPEAQPVIIILAAGKGERFRAGGGTTHKLEALLAGKPVLQHVLAAAQASGLPWHLVRPQGGTRGMGESIALGLKATPDAAGWLILPGDLPLITAASLKHVAQALNEKPVVVPHFQQRHGHPVGFRREYFDSLARLTGDEGAKAVVQAARARADVLTLTLNDPGIVQDIDVPEDLAAAEHDKNNAVQILRTRW from the coding sequence ATGCCCGAAGCACAGCCGGTCATCATTATTCTCGCCGCCGGAAAGGGTGAACGCTTTCGCGCGGGCGGCGGAACCACGCACAAGCTGGAGGCGTTGCTGGCGGGCAAACCGGTGCTGCAACACGTACTGGCGGCGGCGCAAGCTTCTGGCCTGCCGTGGCATCTGGTCAGGCCGCAAGGCGGCACCCGTGGCATGGGCGAGTCCATCGCGCTCGGCTTGAAGGCGACGCCAGACGCCGCTGGCTGGCTCATTCTGCCGGGCGATCTGCCGCTCATAACGGCCGCGTCGTTGAAACACGTAGCCCAGGCGCTGAATGAAAAGCCCGTCGTGGTGCCGCACTTCCAGCAGCGGCACGGCCACCCGGTCGGCTTCCGGCGTGAGTATTTTGATTCTCTTGCCCGGCTTACTGGCGATGAGGGCGCCAAAGCGGTTGTGCAGGCGGCAAGAGCGCGCGCAGATGTGTTGACGCTTACGTTAAACGACCCGGGCATCGTGCAGGATATCGATGTGCCTGAGGATTTAGCAGCGGCGGAACACGATAAAAATAACGCCGTACAGATTTTACGAACACGCTGGTGA
- a CDS encoding TetR/AcrR family transcriptional regulator produces MKTTAAPLSPRKTPIQRRSVATVEALHTATIQVLVTEGLSRCTTTRVASRAGMSVGSLYQYYPNRDALLSGVLELHLTKIADALEAACISVRGKPVGEMACAMVQAFLSLKLANPDESKALYGVAAERDGARLMGVMYQRMVNDIAQTLVTAPDNTFPDPVFTAHLALGVISGPTKAFLEGFIPHDYTGQFQMHLSRLLGGYLKG; encoded by the coding sequence ATGAAGACCACCGCAGCACCGCTCAGCCCGCGTAAAACCCCGATCCAGCGCCGTTCCGTGGCGACGGTGGAGGCGCTTCATACGGCAACTATTCAGGTTTTAGTGACCGAAGGACTCAGCCGTTGCACCACCACGCGCGTCGCCAGCCGCGCCGGAATGTCGGTCGGGAGTCTTTATCAGTATTACCCTAACCGCGACGCGCTGCTTTCCGGCGTGCTGGAATTACACTTAACCAAAATCGCCGACGCGCTCGAAGCCGCGTGTATTTCCGTGCGCGGCAAACCCGTCGGGGAAATGGCCTGTGCGATGGTGCAGGCTTTTCTGAGCCTGAAATTAGCCAATCCTGATGAATCAAAAGCGCTGTATGGCGTGGCGGCAGAGCGCGACGGCGCGCGTCTGATGGGCGTGATGTACCAGCGAATGGTGAATGATATTGCGCAAACGCTTGTTACCGCGCCGGATAATACTTTCCCCGACCCGGTATTCACCGCCCATCTGGCGCTGGGTGTAATTAGCGGGCCGACTAAGGCGTTTCTCGAAGGGTTTATTCCACACGACTATACCGGGCAATTCCAGATGCATTTGTCGCGGTTGTTAGGGGGTTATTTGAAGGGATGA
- a CDS encoding DUF2778 domain-containing protein, with product MINCELNYNEKTADGKLLLRCAGVGVFPVFSGLGSYKNVLEFSGRRNGPIPLGKYWIVDRPRGGPYSRFRTWQKERSTGNVYDEWFALFRQDGFLDDTTVVGGTSRKSFRLHPLRMDGTGVSDGCITFYKRTDFYTLRTALLNTMKYVVYCNGLEAYGDINVIGMPYANTF from the coding sequence ATGATCAATTGTGAACTTAACTACAATGAGAAAACCGCAGACGGCAAACTCTTATTGCGTTGCGCTGGTGTCGGCGTTTTTCCTGTGTTTTCTGGGCTTGGCAGTTATAAAAATGTGCTTGAGTTTTCTGGAAGACGTAACGGGCCTATTCCATTGGGGAAATACTGGATAGTCGATCGTCCACGAGGTGGACCGTATTCGAGATTTCGGACATGGCAAAAAGAAAGATCCACAGGTAATGTCTACGATGAATGGTTCGCTTTGTTTAGGCAAGATGGGTTCCTTGACGACACAACTGTTGTCGGAGGGACATCCCGTAAAAGTTTTAGACTTCATCCCTTAAGAATGGATGGGACTGGCGTTTCGGATGGGTGTATAACCTTTTATAAAAGAACTGATTTTTATACTTTGAGAACAGCATTGTTAAATACAATGAAATATGTTGTTTACTGTAACGGACTTGAGGCCTATGGCGATATTAATGTTATAGGAATGCCTTATGCCAACACGTTTTAA
- a CDS encoding FAD binding domain-containing protein, with translation MKAFTYERAATPAEAAASAQRTPGAKFIAGGTNLLDLMKLEIETPVHLIDVNGLALDTIEPTENGGLRIGALVRNTDLAADDRVRRDYAVLSRALLAGASGQLRNRATTAGNLLQRTRCPYFYDTNQACNKRQPGSGCAAMQGYSRQLAVVGASDACIATHPSDMAVAMRLLDAVVETINPNGQARRIPVAEFYRAPGDTPHLETALEPGEFITAVTLPPPVGGAHIYRKVRDRASYAFALVSVAAIVQPDGTGRVAVGGVAHKPWRLDAADAQVPHGAQAVYDALFADAQPTAENAFKLVLAKRTIASVLTQARAG, from the coding sequence ATGAAAGCTTTTACTTACGAGCGCGCCGCGACGCCCGCAGAGGCGGCGGCCAGCGCGCAGCGCACGCCGGGCGCAAAATTCATCGCGGGCGGCACGAATTTGCTCGATCTGATGAAACTGGAGATAGAAACGCCGGTACATCTGATAGACGTTAACGGTCTCGCGCTGGATACAATTGAGCCGACAGAAAACGGCGGTTTGCGGATTGGCGCGCTGGTGCGCAACACCGATCTGGCGGCAGATGACCGCGTGCGCCGCGACTACGCCGTGCTCTCACGCGCGCTGCTGGCCGGCGCGTCCGGGCAGTTACGCAACCGGGCGACGACCGCCGGGAATCTCTTGCAGCGCACCCGTTGTCCCTATTTCTACGATACCAACCAGGCGTGCAATAAGCGTCAGCCTGGTAGCGGCTGCGCTGCCATGCAGGGTTACAGCCGCCAGTTAGCCGTGGTAGGCGCGAGCGACGCCTGTATCGCCACGCACCCGAGCGATATGGCGGTCGCCATGCGCCTGCTGGACGCGGTGGTGGAAACCATCAACCCGAACGGCCAGGCGCGCCGTATTCCGGTCGCGGAGTTTTACCGCGCGCCTGGCGATACGCCGCATCTGGAAACGGCGCTTGAGCCCGGCGAATTCATTACGGCTGTCACCCTGCCGCCGCCGGTGGGTGGAGCGCATATCTACCGCAAAGTGCGCGACCGCGCCTCTTACGCGTTTGCACTGGTGTCGGTGGCGGCGATTGTGCAGCCGGACGGCACCGGGCGCGTGGCGGTGGGCGGCGTGGCGCATAAACCCTGGCGGCTCGATGCCGCGGATGCCCAGGTTCCGCACGGCGCGCAGGCGGTGTATGACGCGCTATTCGCCGATGCGCAGCCGACCGCGGAAAACGCATTCAAGCTGGTGCTGGCGAAACGCACCATCGCCTCGGTACTGACACAAGCGAGGGCAGGCTGA
- a CDS encoding Hcp family type VI secretion system effector: MAVPAHLWLYDASGALICGGSEVMGREGSIEVQSFGHGLSVPYDGNTGKLTATRVHNLMNIEKEFDKSSPYLYRAVATSEKLQRAIIRWYRINHAGMEEEFFQMILEDVRITGIHPNMQNFKHPEGLLSTPVESVGLIYSKITWKYLNGNIQYTDAWNSQMYA; the protein is encoded by the coding sequence ATGGCTGTCCCGGCACATTTATGGCTTTATGACGCCTCAGGCGCATTAATTTGCGGTGGCTCAGAGGTGATGGGCCGCGAGGGGAGTATAGAGGTTCAGAGCTTTGGTCATGGTTTGTCTGTACCTTACGATGGGAATACCGGCAAACTAACAGCAACACGCGTTCATAATCTGATGAACATAGAAAAGGAATTTGATAAATCCTCTCCTTATCTTTATCGTGCAGTCGCTACCAGTGAAAAACTACAGCGAGCTATCATTCGCTGGTATCGAATTAACCACGCGGGTATGGAAGAAGAATTTTTCCAGATGATACTGGAAGATGTAAGAATTACTGGTATCCATCCCAATATGCAAAACTTTAAACACCCGGAAGGGTTGCTTTCCACTCCGGTGGAGTCCGTAGGGTTGATATACAGCAAAATAACCTGGAAATACCTGAACGGGAATATCCAATATACGGATGCCTGGAACAGCCAGATGTATGCTTAG